The genomic interval ATGATCTCCAGGTCGGGATCGACCTCCTTGTCCGTCTCGATCAGGTCGCCTTCGGACTTGAGCCACTCCAGCGCATTGCGCAGATCGTGGATCTGCTCGGCCGCGGCCCCGAGTTTCTTTGCTGGTTTCGCCATTTCCCACTCCTCTTGTGTGATGTACGGTTGAACGGATCCGCTCTCGTCCGCGGCTCGCCCTTGTGGTGGCGCCACCGGTGGGTCATGTGGACTCGCCGGCGACGGTAAATTCTTCCTCAACTCTGCAAAGGATAAAGGAATTCGTCCGACCGTCGGACGGGGCGTTGCGCTCGCGAGCGGAGTCCCATCAAGTTAGCCAAAGGGACAGACCGTGTCAACCTTTGGTTCCCGCTTTTCCGGCCTTCACCCGAGCTCCGGCCGAAACCGCCTTTTCCAGATCAGGCTGCCGAGGATGCAAACGTAGACCAGCGCGGCGCACAGGAGCGCCAGGAGCCACGCGAAGCGGTACGAGCCCGTGACGTCGTAGGCGAAGCCGCCGAACCATGTCCCGGTGGCGAAACCGAGGCCGAAGGTGATTTCCAGCATGCCTACGATGGTGGCGATGTTCCGGCCCCAGAAGATATCGGCGATGGTGGCGGAGTAGATGGGATGGCTGGCGCTGTGTCCCAGGCCGTAGAGGAATACGAAGGCCGCGAACCACCACCGGGGCGCCGCCGGCCCCAGCAGCATGAACAGGCCGATGCCGCTCAGCATCATGATGGTGGAGATGCCGAAGGCGCGTTCGCGGCCGAGCCGGTCCGAGACGAACCCCCAGATGGCCGTACCGGGTACCCGCGCCATGCCCACCAGGCTCAGGACCGAGGCCGCGCCGAGCTTGCCCATGCCGGTGTGCACCAGGTGGGCGACGGCGTGAGTGTACATTAGCGAAGTGCCGGTGCCGACGCCCAGGTGCCCCAGGAAAATGGCCCAGAAGGGAAAAGAGGACAGGACGTCCCGGAACGTCCACTCGCGGTGGGGGAAGGCCCGCTTGGGGACGGTCTGGGCGGCGGGGCCGTGCGCCTCCGGTTCTTCCACTCGGTCGCCGTCCGGGAGCTGCCCGATATCCTCGGGCCGGCGCCGCTGAAACAGCGCGTTGAGCGGCACCAGCGAGCCCAGCACGGCCGCTCCGAACAGCAGCATGGCGGTGCGCCAGCCGTAGCCGGAGATGAGGAGCTGGACCAAGGGTACGACGACGATGCCGAGTCCCAGCCCCATGGCGGCGAAGCCGATGGCGGTGGCCCGGCGCCTGCGGAACCAGTGGGAGATCACCGCGGTGGTGCCGACGAAATCGATGCAGCCGAGGCCGAAACCCGCCAGCAGGCCGTAACCGAGATAGAACTGCCACAGGGAGGAGCTGCCGCTCGACAGCACCAGCCCGAGGCCCACGAGCCCGCACCCCAGCGGCATGAGGATGCGCGGCCCGAGACGGTCGTAGAGCCATCCCGCCACCGGCGCCATGGCGCTGTAGGTGATACCGTTCACGGAGGCGATGGTGGCGGTGGTGGCGCGCGGCCAGCGGAACGTCTCCAGCAGGGCGACGTTGAACACGCTGAACGCGGCCATGAACGTGCCCACGAGCATCACGTTCAGGAAGCACAGGGTGACGATGACGTAGCCGTAAAAGAACGGGCGCCGCATGGACATCACTCGATGGCGCGTGTCTCCGAGCGGCGCGCGTCAGCGCGTCTCGGGGTGAACCCGCCGCTGCCACGTCATGCTGGCCCGGATGCTTACGTAGGTCATGGCGAAGGACGCCATCCCCACGATCCAGGCGGTCTGGTAGGAACCGGCGACGTCGTAGGCGTATCCCCCGAACCAGGGCCCGAACGCCACCCCGATGCCGAAGGTGATCTCCAGCCACCCGAGGATCTTGCCCACGTCCTTGCCGCTGAAGATGTCCGTGATGGTGGAGCCGAAAGTGGGGTTGCCCCCGCTGTGGCCGACCCCGTAGAGGACGGCGAAGGCCACGAACCACCATGCCGGCGCCTCGGCGCTGAGGGCCATGAGCACGCCGAGGCCGGCCAGGGTGACGAGGGTGGCGACACCATAGGCTTGGTCCCGGCCCAGGCGGTCCGAGGCCAGCCCCCAGACGGCCGTGCCGGGAATGCGCGCCAACCCCACCATGCTGAACGCGGACGCCGCCGCCAGGTCGTCCAACCCCACGTGCACCAGGTGCGCCACCGCGTGTGTGTACATGAGGGACAGGCCGATGCCCAGGGCCAGGTGGCCCACCGCGATGGCCCAGAAAGGGAAGGATGCGAAGGCCTCCCGGAGGGTCCAGTCATGCCGCGGAGCGGGCCCCTCCCGGCGGGCCTCACCGGGCCTCGGGGCGTCATCCGCGGCGCCCGTCAGCTCGCCGTCCGGAAGCTGTCCGATGTCTTCCGGCCGGCCTCTCTGGAAAACGGCGTTCAACGGCACCAGCGTGACGAGAACGGTGGCGCCCAGCAGCACCATGGCCGCGCGCCACCCGAAGCGCTCGATGAGCACCTGCACTCCCGGCACGAGCAGGATGCCCGCGCCCAGCCCCATGGTGGCGAAGCCCATGGCCGTGGCCCGTCGCCGCCGGAACCACTGGGACAGCAGCGCGGTGTTGCTCACGAAACCGATGCAGCCGACGCCCAGTCCCACGAACACGCCGTAGAAGAGGCACAAATGCCACCAGGACGTACTGGCGCCGGAGAGCAAGAGCCCGACCCCGATGGCAGCGCACCCCAGGGGCATGAGAATGCGCGGCCCCAGGCGGTCGTAGGCCCAGCCCACGAGCGGGGAGGCGAAGCTGTAGACCAGGCCGTTGACCGAGGCGATGCTCGCGGTGGCGGCGCGCGACCACTGGAAGGTGTCCAGAAAAGCGATGTTGAAGACGCTGAACGACGCGAGGATGCCGCGCATCAGCACCATGTTGAAGAAGCAGATGGCGACGATGACGTAGCCGTAGAAGAAGGGGCGGCGCGCCATGAATGGGCTCACAGGCGCGGCAGGGCTTCCTCGGCGAAGTGCTGCATCTGCTCCAGCCGGTCGGGCCAGCGCGGCACCATGAACTGCAGCGCCAGGTGCTCCACGCCGGCATCGCGGTAGCGCGCGATGGCTTCCACGAGCTGCGCCGGGGTGCCGGCGAGGCGGTCCGGTTCCTGCGGCACGGCTGCGCGCGTGACCTCGACGGGGAGGCAGCAGTTGAGCCGCAGGCTCTCCGGCGCGCGGCCGGCGGCCTCGGCGTGGCGCCGGGCGTTGTCGAAGCGCGCGGCCAGTTCGTCCGGGCGGATGCGCACGAAGTAGGGGAACCACGCGTCGCCATGGCGGCCGGCGCGTCGCTGGGCGTGCTCGCCCTCGCCGCCGACCCATATGGGGATGCCTCCGGGACGGCACGGCTTGGGCAGGAAGGCGATGTCCTCGAACTCGTAGAACCGGCCGGAGAAGCTCGCGTGCTCGGCGTTCCAGAGTTCCTTGAGCACCTGGAGCTGCTCGTCTGTGCGGCGTCCGCGGTCCCGGAACGGAGCCTGGAGCGCGCGAAACTCCTCTTCCATCCAGCCGACGCCCACGCCCAGGATGAAGCGTCCGTTGGACAGGTGGTCCAGGGTCACGGCGATCTTGGACCACACCAGGGGTTGGCGGTAGGGCAGCACCAGCACGCTGATGCCCAGCTCCACGCGGCTGGTGCACGCGGCCAGGAAAGTCAGGCAGGTGAGGGAGTCGAGGAACGGCCGGTCCGGCGGCACGATGAACGTCCCGCCCCGGGCGTAGGGGTAGTGCGTGTCGATGCGCCAGGGAATGATGATGCGGTCCGCCGCCCAGATGGAGTCGAAACCCCACGCTTCCGCGCTCTGGGCTGCCTGACGCAGGGTCTCGGGAGTGGCGGCGCGGCCCGAGATGGGAAGAAAGACGCCGGTCTTCGTGGTGCGGCTCCGTTTCCAGGAAGTGGTCTGCGACGGCTGGTGAACTCGCAGGTTTCTTAGTAGCCGGACGGTGCGGGGCTGTCAAATTCGTTCGCGGTCGGTCCGTTTGACGCGGGCCGGGCAAAGGGGCTATGGCTACGTTGCGCGCGGGTTGCGGAGACACCGTTCCGAGCCCCGCGGGACCGGCGAGGGAGAGCATCGGGAGATCGACCGTGGAGTTCCGCCGCATCGGCATTCTCAACATCGGCGAAATGGGTTACCACTGGGCGCGTCTCCTGGCGGCGCGCGGCGCGGAGCCGTTGACCTGCGTCGCGGGACGGAGCGAGGCCACCCGGCAGCGCTGCGACGAGGCCCCGGTCCGGCAGGTGGATAACATGGAGCGGCTCGTCGAGGAGGCCGACCTGGTCGTCTCCATCGTGGTGCCGTCCGCCGCGTTGGAAGTGGCGCGGTCGGTGGCGCACGCGGCCGCCGCGGTGAAACGCCGAGGGCTGCCGTTCCTCGAAGCCAACGCCATTTCGCCCATGACCGCCGAGGCCGCCCGCGCCGCGCTGGAAGGCGCTGGCGGCGTGTACGTGGACGGCTGCATCATCGGCAGCGCGCGGCGGCTGGAAAAGGCCGCGGTCTACGTCTCCGGCCCGCAGGCGGAGCGCCTGGCGCCGCTGCGGGAACTGGGGCTGCCGATCCGCGTGCTGGGAGATGGCGCGACCCAGGCGTCGGCCTTCAAGGTCGTCTACGCCGGGTTCACCAAGGGGCTCGCGGGCCTCTTTACCGAGCTTTTGACCGGCGCGCACAAGATGGGCCTGCTCGAACAGATTCTCGAGCGCTACGAGGAGAGCTTCCCGGGCCTGCCCGGCAAGGCGAGCGGCTCCATCACGTCGCTGCGGCTCCACGCGGCGCGGCGCAGCGAGGAGATGGCGGAACTGGCGGACACCTTCAGGCATGCGGGTCTGGAGCCGGTGGTGACCCCGGCCATCGAGCGGCTCTTGAAGGCGGTCGCGGCGGCGGAGTCAGGGCACGGGCCGAAACACCGCGACGAGTTGGGGTCGTTGCCGGAGACCGTGGAGGGGTTCGTGGAACACGGGCTGTTGGCGGCGCACGGCCAAGACGGCGGCGAAGGGAAGGACAGGTAAACACCAACCAGGAAACACGGCGCAAGCCGCGCCGAGGGAGAACATCGACATGGCACAGGCCAGCAGGACGGAGAAGAAACAGGCCGAGTACGGGTCCGACGTGGTCGTCGATATGCTCAAGGCCTTCGACATCGAGTACACGGCTTTCAACCCCGGGGCGAGCTTCCGCGGCATCCACGACTCCATCGTCAACTATGGCGGCAACCACCACCCGGAGGTGATCTTCTGCTGTCACGAAGAGATTTCGGTGGCCATCTCCCACGGCTACGCCAAGGCCACGGGCAAGCCCATGGTGGCGATCCTGCATGACGTGGTGGGACTCCAGCACGGCAGCATGGGGATCTTCAACGCCTGGTGCGACCGGGTGCCCGTGATCTGCCTGGGCGGCACCGGCCCGGTGGACACCACCATCCGGCGCCCGTGGATTGACTGGATCCACACCGCCCTCACCCAGGGCAACCAAGTGCGCGACTACACCAAGTGGGACGACCAGCCGGCCACGCTGGAGAGCATTCCCGAGTCCTTCATCCGCGGCTACCGCCTGGCGGTCACCGAGCCCACCGCGCCGGTGTACATCAACTACGACGCGGGCCTCCAGGAAATGGCCATGTCCAAGCAGATCGAGATCCCGGACGTGAGCCGGTTCGCGCCCCAGGCCCCGATGCAGGGGAACCCCGACGCCATGCGCCGGGCGGCGGAACTCCTGGTGGGCGCCAAGGCGCCGCTCATCATCGCCGACTTCATGGGACGGAAGCCCGCGGCGGTGGCGGCCCTGGCCGAGCTGGCGGAGCTGCTGGCGATTCCAGTCATCGACAAGGGCAACCGCCACAACATCGCCAACACGCATCCGCTGGACGTGACCAACGTCTCCGGCGACTTCTTGAAGAAGGCCGACGTGGTGCTGGCCCTGGACGTGCAGGACCTCTACGGCTCGCTCACCACGGTGGACCGCACCACCCGCGAGATGGGCTACGTGATCCAGCCCGGCACGCAGATCATTCACATCAACCTGAACGACATGCTGGTGCACAGTTGGGCCACCGACGTCCAGCCGCTGCAGGCGGTGGACGTGCCCATCAGCGCCGATACCGCCATCGCGCTGCCCGAGCTGACGCGCCTGTGCCGCGAACGGATGGACGGAAACAAGGCGGCGGTCGAGGCCCGCGCCAAGGAGGTCCAGGCGGTGCACGACTCGGCGCGTGCCCGCTGGCAGGAGGAAGCGCGCCAGACCCTGACCCGGAACGAGATCACCACCGCGTGCCTCGGTTACGAGTTGGGCGAGGCCATAAAGCGCGAGGACTGGGTGCTGGCCAACGGCAGCGCCAACGGGTGGGCGCGGAAGCTGTGGGACTGGACCAAGCCGGGCCAGTACCTGGGGCGGAGCGGCGGCGCCGGCGTGGGCTACGGCATGAGCGCGGCCATCGGCGTCGCCCTGGGCCACATGAAGACGGACAAGTTCTGCGTGGACATCCAGTCCGACGGCGACCTGCTGATGACGTCGAGCGCGTTGTGGACGGCGGCGCACCACAAGATCCCGCTGCTCATCGTCATCCACAACAACCAGTCCTTCTACAACTCGGAAGAGCACGGCATCAAGCTGGCGGAGTTCCGCAACCGCCCGGTGGAGAACGCCGGCATCGGCACCCACGTGAGCGATCCGCTCGTGGACTACTCCAAGATGGCCGAGTGCTTCGGCGTGTGGGGCGAAGGCCCCATCCGCACGCCCGCCGAGCTGGGTCCCGCGCTGGAGCGGGCCTGCAAGGTGGTGAAGGAGCAGCGGCTCCCGGCCGTGGTGGACGTCGTATCCGAGCCGCGCTGACCGGGTTCGCCTCGGGACGCGCCGGCCCGCGGGAGCGCGGGCCGGCGGTGTCCCCGCGCGGCGGAGAAGGGCCGCCGCGGTTTTGCGCCGGAGGGAGAAATGGACGAGAGCGCGCAGTACCAGGCTTTCGCCGAGGCGGTGTCCGCGCCCGATATGGATTTGGCCCGCGTGGCCCTCACCATCGCCCTGCCCGAGTATCCGGATCTCGACATCCAGGAATACCTGAGCCGCCTGGACGGGCTCGCCGAGAGGGTGAGCAAGGCGGCCGGCACGGAGGACAGCGCATACCGGCGTCTCGCGTGCGTCGACTACGTGCTGTTCAAGCAGGAACGCTTCGAGGGCAACGAGGACGACTACTACGACCCCGAGAACAGCTTCCTGAACCGGGTCATGGCGCGCAGGCGCGGCATCCCCATCACCCTGTCGGTGCTCTACATGGAAGTCGCCCGGCGTATCGGACTCGACGTCGAGGGGGTGGGTTTTCCCGGGCACTTCCTGGTGAAGGCCCAATGCGACGGCGAGGAGATCCTCGTGGATCCCTTCCACGGCGGCGACATCCTGTCGCCCGCCGACCTCCAGGGTCTGCTCGACAAGCTCTACGGCGGCCGGCTGCAGGTGCAGGCGGAATACCTTTCCGCCGTATCCGCCCGCCACATCGTCCAGCGCATGCTCAACAACATCAAGCTGATCTATGCCAATCGCCAGGACCTGAAGCGGTGCCTCCGGGCGGTGGAGCAACTGGTGATCCTCAACCCGGACGACGCCGAGCAGGTGCGCGAACGGGGCCTGCTGCGCCTGCGCCTGCGGGACGGCGCGGGCGCGCTGACCGACCTGGAGCGGTTTCTGGAGCTGGCGCCGGACTCCGGCAGCGCCGCCACGGTGCGCGAGCAGATCGAACGGATCCGCAAGCACTGAAGGCGGCGGGTCCAAGCACCTGAGTGTCCGATTCCAGAAATGGCCGGAAGCCGGCTCCGCGCGAGCTGTCGCCGCTCTTCCACACCCACATCATCGTCGACTGGTCGGCGCGATCCAAGCCGAGTCCCGCGAAGCGCACCAAGGACGCAATCTGGTGGGCTGTCGCCCGCATCGACGGCGGCAGCGTATCGGTCCATCGACCTGGGTACGCGCGTACCCGCCACACCGTCCTGCGGCGCCTCGCACGCCTGATCGCCGGGGAGCTCGACTCCGGCCGGCGCGTGATGGTAGGATTCGACTTCCCCTTTGGCTATCCGGAAGGCGTCGCCGCGCATCTGACCGGCAAGGCGTGTGCCTTGACCCTTTGGGATTGGCTGGCGGCCCGCGTCAAGGACCAGCCCGACAACACGAACAAACGTTACGACGTCGCGGCCGAGATCAACGCGGCCTATCCGGGTTGCGGTCCGTGCTGGGGCCGGCCCGGCAAATGGCCCTACCCGACCATCCCGGTGAAGGAGTCGGAGCGTACCGAACGAGGACGCCACCCGCCGGAGCGCCGCATCGCCGATCGCTGCGCCAAGGGTTCGAAGACCGTTTGGCAACTGGCCTATGCCGGTTCCGTCGGCTCCCAGGTCTTGCTCGGTCTGCCCGCCCTGA from Deltaproteobacteria bacterium carries:
- a CDS encoding DUF1932 domain-containing protein: MEFRRIGILNIGEMGYHWARLLAARGAEPLTCVAGRSEATRQRCDEAPVRQVDNMERLVEEADLVVSIVVPSAALEVARSVAHAAAAVKRRGLPFLEANAISPMTAEAARAALEGAGGVYVDGCIIGSARRLEKAAVYVSGPQAERLAPLRELGLPIRVLGDGATQASAFKVVYAGFTKGLAGLFTELLTGAHKMGLLEQILERYEESFPGLPGKASGSITSLRLHAARRSEEMAELADTFRHAGLEPVVTPAIERLLKAVAAAESGHGPKHRDELGSLPETVEGFVEHGLLAAHGQDGGEGKDR
- a CDS encoding thiamine pyrophosphate-binding protein, which codes for MAQASRTEKKQAEYGSDVVVDMLKAFDIEYTAFNPGASFRGIHDSIVNYGGNHHPEVIFCCHEEISVAISHGYAKATGKPMVAILHDVVGLQHGSMGIFNAWCDRVPVICLGGTGPVDTTIRRPWIDWIHTALTQGNQVRDYTKWDDQPATLESIPESFIRGYRLAVTEPTAPVYINYDAGLQEMAMSKQIEIPDVSRFAPQAPMQGNPDAMRRAAELLVGAKAPLIIADFMGRKPAAVAALAELAELLAIPVIDKGNRHNIANTHPLDVTNVSGDFLKKADVVLALDVQDLYGSLTTVDRTTREMGYVIQPGTQIIHINLNDMLVHSWATDVQPLQAVDVPISADTAIALPELTRLCRERMDGNKAAVEARAKEVQAVHDSARARWQEEARQTLTRNEITTACLGYELGEAIKREDWVLANGSANGWARKLWDWTKPGQYLGRSGGAGVGYGMSAAIGVALGHMKTDKFCVDIQSDGDLLMTSSALWTAAHHKIPLLIVIHNNQSFYNSEEHGIKLAEFRNRPVENAGIGTHVSDPLVDYSKMAECFGVWGEGPIRTPAELGPALERACKVVKEQRLPAVVDVVSEPR
- a CDS encoding MFS transporter, which codes for MARRPFFYGYVIVAICFFNMVLMRGILASFSVFNIAFLDTFQWSRAATASIASVNGLVYSFASPLVGWAYDRLGPRILMPLGCAAIGVGLLLSGASTSWWHLCLFYGVFVGLGVGCIGFVSNTALLSQWFRRRRATAMGFATMGLGAGILLVPGVQVLIERFGWRAAMVLLGATVLVTLVPLNAVFQRGRPEDIGQLPDGELTGAADDAPRPGEARREGPAPRHDWTLREAFASFPFWAIAVGHLALGIGLSLMYTHAVAHLVHVGLDDLAAASAFSMVGLARIPGTAVWGLASDRLGRDQAYGVATLVTLAGLGVLMALSAEAPAWWFVAFAVLYGVGHSGGNPTFGSTITDIFSGKDVGKILGWLEITFGIGVAFGPWFGGYAYDVAGSYQTAWIVGMASFAMTYVSIRASMTWQRRVHPETR
- a CDS encoding molybdopterin guanine dinucleotide synthesis, with translation MSDSRNGRKPAPRELSPLFHTHIIVDWSARSKPSPAKRTKDAIWWAVARIDGGSVSVHRPGYARTRHTVLRRLARLIAGELDSGRRVMVGFDFPFGYPEGVAAHLTGKACALTLWDWLAARVKDQPDNTNKRYDVAAEINAAYPGCGPCWGRPGKWPYPTIPVKESERTERGRHPPERRIADRCAKGSKTVWQLAYAGSVGSQVLLGLPALKHLMEARSIAGRAAVWPFQTGLRTPEAPAVIAEVYPSLLRTQIGERRREREILDCAQVRVNAEAFARLDADGGLAPLFDGASWLTPVQRGVIETEEAWILGVGHEEALKGALPTGRP
- a CDS encoding transglutaminase-like domain-containing protein, with protein sequence MDESAQYQAFAEAVSAPDMDLARVALTIALPEYPDLDIQEYLSRLDGLAERVSKAAGTEDSAYRRLACVDYVLFKQERFEGNEDDYYDPENSFLNRVMARRRGIPITLSVLYMEVARRIGLDVEGVGFPGHFLVKAQCDGEEILVDPFHGGDILSPADLQGLLDKLYGGRLQVQAEYLSAVSARHIVQRMLNNIKLIYANRQDLKRCLRAVEQLVILNPDDAEQVRERGLLRLRLRDGAGALTDLERFLELAPDSGSAATVREQIERIRKH
- a CDS encoding LLM class F420-dependent oxidoreductase; this translates as MRVHQPSQTTSWKRSRTTKTGVFLPISGRAATPETLRQAAQSAEAWGFDSIWAADRIIIPWRIDTHYPYARGGTFIVPPDRPFLDSLTCLTFLAACTSRVELGISVLVLPYRQPLVWSKIAVTLDHLSNGRFILGVGVGWMEEEFRALQAPFRDRGRRTDEQLQVLKELWNAEHASFSGRFYEFEDIAFLPKPCRPGGIPIWVGGEGEHAQRRAGRHGDAWFPYFVRIRPDELAARFDNARRHAEAAGRAPESLRLNCCLPVEVTRAAVPQEPDRLAGTPAQLVEAIARYRDAGVEHLALQFMVPRWPDRLEQMQHFAEEALPRL
- a CDS encoding MFS transporter translates to MRRPFFYGYVIVTLCFLNVMLVGTFMAAFSVFNVALLETFRWPRATTATIASVNGITYSAMAPVAGWLYDRLGPRILMPLGCGLVGLGLVLSSGSSSLWQFYLGYGLLAGFGLGCIDFVGTTAVISHWFRRRRATAIGFAAMGLGLGIVVVPLVQLLISGYGWRTAMLLFGAAVLGSLVPLNALFQRRRPEDIGQLPDGDRVEEPEAHGPAAQTVPKRAFPHREWTFRDVLSSFPFWAIFLGHLGVGTGTSLMYTHAVAHLVHTGMGKLGAASVLSLVGMARVPGTAIWGFVSDRLGRERAFGISTIMMLSGIGLFMLLGPAAPRWWFAAFVFLYGLGHSASHPIYSATIADIFWGRNIATIVGMLEITFGLGFATGTWFGGFAYDVTGSYRFAWLLALLCAALVYVCILGSLIWKRRFRPELG